One region of Limisphaerales bacterium genomic DNA includes:
- a CDS encoding DUF2283 domain-containing protein, whose protein sequence is MKIEYFPDTDSLYIELADRPGADTREIVEGIVLDIDENGKAVGLDIDQASKHLDLAKLDVDKVPISTVEPTSG, encoded by the coding sequence ATGAAAATTGAATATTTCCCAGATACAGACAGCCTCTACATCGAGCTGGCCGACCGTCCCGGCGCGGACACCCGCGAGATTGTGGAAGGCATTGTGTTGGACATCGACGAAAACGGCAAAGCCGTCGGCCTCGACATCGATCAAGCCTCTAAACATCTCGACCTCGCCAAACTGGACGTGGATAAGGTGCCAATTTCAACGGTGGAGCCGACATCCGGTTAG
- a CDS encoding alpha/beta fold hydrolase, translated as MIRVCTFLFLIASSQFLSSAGPLPLPKDMPWDLVALKKVPAFKWVNQSGGVHSLTYAGGKYRGKPTSVFAYFASPATLGKKTSGKVPGIVLVHGGGGAAFSKWAELWARRGYAAIAMDLAGCGEGRKRLPDGGPNQGSREKFSAIDEPLENQWSYHAVANVVRGHSLLRSLPEVDPKRIGLTGISWGGYLTCIVAGVDDRFKMAMPVYGCGFLRENSVWKTSEFGKMTPAQSDKWHRLWDPSRYIGSAKMPILFLNGTNDFAYPMDSYAKTCALVQGEKNYSIQLRMRHGHIFTFPEFYGFVDQHLRGGTPMPVVTRPNVKGGQLRAIVQSKTKLISANLHYTTGPHPQNNSRAWKTVPLKIDGQKIHGAAPPTEATVWYIDVRDERKYLVSSEVMGVK; from the coding sequence ATGATTCGTGTTTGCACTTTTCTTTTCCTAATCGCATCGAGCCAATTTCTATCGTCTGCGGGGCCACTTCCATTGCCAAAGGACATGCCGTGGGATTTGGTGGCTTTAAAAAAAGTGCCGGCGTTCAAGTGGGTGAACCAAAGTGGCGGGGTGCATTCGCTGACGTATGCCGGTGGGAAATATCGGGGCAAGCCGACGAGCGTGTTCGCGTATTTCGCCTCGCCGGCAACTCTCGGGAAAAAGACGAGCGGCAAGGTGCCGGGGATTGTGTTGGTGCATGGTGGCGGTGGCGCGGCGTTTTCGAAATGGGCCGAGCTGTGGGCCAGGCGTGGGTATGCGGCCATCGCGATGGATCTGGCCGGGTGCGGCGAAGGGCGCAAGCGGTTGCCGGATGGCGGGCCGAACCAAGGTTCTCGGGAGAAATTCTCGGCGATTGATGAGCCGCTGGAGAATCAATGGTCGTACCATGCGGTGGCCAACGTCGTGCGGGGGCACTCGTTGCTGCGCAGTTTGCCGGAGGTGGACCCCAAACGCATCGGCCTGACCGGCATCAGCTGGGGCGGTTACCTCACCTGCATCGTGGCCGGCGTGGATGACCGATTCAAAATGGCCATGCCCGTGTACGGCTGCGGATTCCTGCGGGAGAACAGTGTCTGGAAGACCTCGGAGTTTGGTAAAATGACGCCGGCGCAATCGGACAAATGGCATCGGCTCTGGGATCCCTCTCGCTATATCGGCTCGGCGAAAATGCCGATCCTGTTTCTCAACGGCACCAATGATTTTGCCTACCCTATGGACAGCTACGCCAAAACCTGCGCGCTGGTGCAGGGCGAGAAAAACTACAGCATCCAACTTCGCATGCGGCACGGGCACATCTTCACTTTCCCGGAATTTTACGGCTTCGTGGATCAACACCTGCGCGGCGGCACGCCCATGCCCGTGGTGACCCGGCCGAACGTGAAGGGCGGTCAGCTCCGTGCCATTGTGCAGTCGAAGACCAAGCTCATCTCCGCCAACCTGCACTACACCACCGGCCCGCATCCCCAAAACAATTCGCGCGCCTGGAAAACCGTGCCGTTAAAAATCGACGGTCAAAAAATCCACGGCGCCGCGCCTCCCACGGAAGCCACCGTCTGGTACATCGACGTCCGCGACGAACGGAAGTACCTCGTCAGCAGCGAAGTGATGGGGGTGAAGTAG